The Niastella koreensis GR20-10 genome includes a window with the following:
- a CDS encoding DUF6443 domain-containing protein codes for MIRNKFLLLVCFINLTFLSITNSAFSQFQLWNPNHAIGTVSGNTHFGYNQTPDQLVEIYIAGIPSVGQTYQWYSSTTPNDAGFTIISGAAQSSYTPGPLTQNMWFKRQTTNIFGASIFSNVIKLSVVSANWEDRNYIREHDVQVTGITTWQAVDQLPVGQKLQTTTYVDGLGRSVEKVSRETATPATAGGLWGDVVQFSQYDQFGRQPQQYLPYTTTTEIGKYKTAPLTEQPQYYTNIYNETSAYSSLSFDNSPLNRVEGVKAPGTTWTSAIGEAGGYDMNSANDNVQMFAVDYIKGNPPVNIGVYAPNSLYKVTTIDENGKSVITYTDKSGKLILKKIQIDDVPSAGHAGWICTYNIYDDLDLMRYQLQPEAVKYLDSHGWSFAGTDGIKVLNEWCFQYNYDDKGRVIWKKSPGVAPVNLLYDIRDRVVFTQDGNQSALSTPQWTAYMYDELDRPVATALFNTARTVAQLQADINNAANASTTVTTAAQGYSVNTPTYNNPISNSDLNNAAVTTIEQYQFYDEYSFAAAKPFNTGFTNSSAYSTGDPNVLPIITSKRTLGLPTGKMTRVIGSGTFLSATNYYDEKGVLIQTLEDNIKTGTDVTTMQYSFDDRILSICSDHTTAGTGFSNFVTLTKYNSDKLGRLTSIQKQFGANASKTVATYDYDDVGRLKARRFDPDYVPVNGRKGGGLESLEYSFNIHNQLTGINKDFALKNPGNYNKWEHFFGMYLGYDNKDNVFARSQLNGQVTGVLWNTQGDDAQRKYDYTYDNANRLINAAFNEQKHPGDGWSNAKMDFSVTGSSGKITYDLNGNLLNMLQKGVMPGTAAPITIDELNYTYASYSNKLQSVTDQMSTTNVNGLSGDFKDGSNGTTPDYVYDNNGNVVVDLNKNAKDLENVVGANGISYNYLDKPEKIRIAGKGTIRIVYSADGEKLQRVFIPESGAASTITTYINQFVYQESGSVTTTTVPPFATSGGTLSYIGFEEGRIRAITAINSSQDGGLDAMAINGNITLPDGHMGVFDYFIKDYQQNVRMVLTEEAHSAYNTCTMESNRNLAEDPVFGQTGGSNEVETTRYPKPSGWQSTNLGSSVSRLGTNAGHNIGPNTLQKVMAGDQVSASVQYYYDVAGSNSNSNMVTSVLTSLAQAITGGGAATSMVKANATGITNQLNGTSGFINAVQPAGGNGAAPQAYLTILFFDERFNFIEAADGGVVQQQVGASGSDPAPIGLGAVKAPKNGYAFVYVSNQNNENVYFDNLKVGITRGNIIEENHYYAYGLRIASISSRKAGDVNEGKLKNDYLYNDKELFDDADLDWYDYGFRNYDPQIGRFVEVDPLMDNYGYLTPYLYAGDDPINKIDVDGLFGGIATTAEAAKELTSVVVVGHKAAATAVNLTTLAINITSISIQGAVVAANIINSSFGTVPGGGPAYKKGVSDALKNANTFGFTDFWAKVRGDDPINQFDDINDKIDYLKGRLEGDALALLQGAAEFEGGAGAAAGGLGTGPFALIFSGGGLLVAGHGASVGTVASADGAWATAELIRLQNVLKATAKNSSSGSNSKRNDNPSKKPNQQNPNKKTKKLWKLTDENSSAVMKNSTWGTFYKSRTDGLWWSVDRTGHGPSRFKVFEENAEGLKWIKDADQYGNFILKKHKGPTGDFIPWSKFNIIRR; via the coding sequence ATGATACGTAACAAATTTCTGTTGCTGGTATGTTTCATTAACCTCACTTTTTTGAGCATTACCAATAGTGCGTTTTCTCAATTTCAACTATGGAACCCCAACCATGCCATAGGCACTGTGAGTGGTAACACCCATTTCGGGTATAACCAAACACCCGATCAGCTGGTGGAGATCTATATAGCAGGCATTCCATCGGTGGGGCAAACGTACCAGTGGTATAGCAGCACTACACCTAATGATGCAGGTTTTACAATAATATCAGGAGCCGCACAAAGCAGTTACACGCCGGGACCGCTTACACAAAATATGTGGTTCAAAAGACAAACGACCAATATTTTTGGCGCTTCCATATTCTCCAATGTGATAAAGCTAAGCGTTGTTTCTGCGAATTGGGAAGACCGCAATTATATCCGTGAGCATGATGTACAGGTTACTGGTATTACTACCTGGCAGGCGGTAGATCAGTTACCTGTTGGCCAGAAATTACAAACCACCACTTATGTAGATGGTTTGGGCCGTTCAGTCGAAAAGGTAAGCCGGGAAACCGCTACACCGGCTACGGCAGGTGGGCTTTGGGGCGATGTGGTGCAATTTTCACAATACGACCAGTTTGGCCGGCAACCTCAACAATACCTGCCTTATACCACTACCACTGAAATTGGAAAGTATAAAACAGCTCCGCTTACTGAACAACCACAGTATTATACAAACATCTATAACGAAACGAGTGCATATTCTTCTCTCTCGTTCGATAATAGCCCATTAAACCGGGTGGAGGGAGTGAAAGCACCTGGTACTACCTGGACAAGTGCTATCGGAGAAGCTGGTGGATATGATATGAACAGTGCTAATGATAATGTGCAAATGTTTGCAGTAGACTATATCAAGGGCAATCCTCCCGTTAACATAGGTGTGTATGCTCCTAACTCCTTATATAAAGTAACAACTATTGATGAAAATGGAAAATCGGTTATAACATATACAGATAAATCAGGAAAACTGATCCTGAAAAAAATACAGATCGACGATGTGCCATCTGCCGGGCATGCTGGCTGGATATGCACCTATAACATATATGACGATTTAGACTTAATGAGATACCAGTTACAACCGGAAGCGGTAAAGTATCTGGATAGTCACGGGTGGTCTTTTGCCGGAACCGACGGAATAAAGGTGTTGAATGAATGGTGTTTTCAGTATAATTATGATGATAAAGGAAGAGTGATTTGGAAAAAATCACCTGGTGTGGCGCCAGTAAACTTGCTGTATGATATTCGTGACCGGGTTGTATTTACACAGGATGGCAATCAGTCAGCCTTATCTACTCCGCAATGGACGGCCTATATGTACGACGAACTGGACCGGCCTGTAGCTACTGCGTTATTTAATACAGCCAGAACTGTTGCTCAATTACAAGCTGATATCAATAATGCAGCAAATGCTTCAACGACTGTCACTACTGCAGCACAGGGATACTCAGTAAATACTCCGACCTATAATAATCCCATTTCGAATAGCGATCTCAATAATGCTGCCGTTACAACTATTGAACAATACCAGTTTTACGATGAATACTCATTTGCAGCAGCTAAGCCATTCAACACAGGGTTCACGAATTCATCAGCATACAGTACCGGTGACCCAAATGTATTACCCATTATTACCTCAAAACGGACGCTTGGTTTGCCAACTGGAAAAATGACGCGGGTAATTGGATCCGGTACCTTTTTGTCGGCCACTAATTATTACGATGAAAAAGGAGTGCTCATACAAACGCTGGAAGATAATATTAAAACAGGTACGGATGTAACCACAATGCAATACAGCTTTGATGATCGTATTTTGAGTATCTGTTCGGATCACACAACAGCCGGTACAGGCTTTAGCAATTTTGTTACCCTCACGAAATACAATTCAGATAAACTAGGCCGGCTTACTTCCATTCAAAAGCAATTTGGTGCCAATGCTTCAAAAACGGTTGCTACATATGATTATGACGACGTTGGTAGGCTAAAAGCCAGACGCTTTGACCCTGATTACGTTCCGGTAAATGGTCGAAAAGGCGGTGGGCTGGAATCGCTGGAGTATAGCTTTAATATTCATAACCAGTTAACAGGCATTAATAAAGACTTTGCACTTAAGAACCCGGGAAATTATAATAAGTGGGAGCATTTCTTTGGCATGTATCTGGGATATGACAATAAGGACAATGTATTCGCCAGGTCGCAATTAAACGGCCAGGTTACCGGCGTGTTATGGAATACGCAGGGAGATGATGCACAACGGAAATACGATTATACGTATGATAATGCAAACCGCCTGATCAATGCCGCTTTTAACGAACAGAAACATCCTGGTGACGGCTGGAGCAATGCCAAAATGGATTTTTCGGTTACAGGGAGCAGTGGAAAAATAACATATGACCTGAATGGTAACTTATTGAACATGTTACAAAAGGGGGTGATGCCCGGTACGGCAGCGCCAATAACCATAGATGAGTTGAATTATACCTATGCTTCTTATAGCAATAAGCTGCAAAGTGTAACCGACCAGATGTCGACCACGAATGTGAATGGTTTATCGGGCGATTTTAAAGATGGCAGTAATGGCACAACCCCTGACTACGTATATGACAACAACGGCAATGTGGTGGTGGATCTGAATAAAAATGCAAAGGACCTTGAAAATGTAGTGGGGGCCAATGGCATCAGTTATAATTACCTGGATAAACCGGAAAAAATACGTATTGCCGGAAAAGGGACCATCAGGATAGTTTACAGTGCTGATGGAGAAAAGCTGCAGCGGGTATTTATCCCTGAATCCGGAGCTGCTTCTACCATTACCACTTATATCAACCAGTTTGTATACCAGGAAAGCGGTTCTGTTACCACAACCACCGTGCCACCGTTTGCTACCAGTGGAGGAACGCTGTCGTACATTGGTTTTGAAGAGGGCCGCATCCGGGCAATAACAGCTATCAATAGCAGCCAGGATGGTGGTCTGGATGCAATGGCAATCAACGGGAATATAACATTGCCCGATGGGCACATGGGCGTGTTTGATTATTTCATAAAGGATTACCAGCAGAATGTACGGATGGTGTTGACTGAAGAAGCGCACAGCGCTTATAATACCTGTACAATGGAATCAAACAGGAACCTCGCCGAGGATCCTGTATTCGGTCAAACCGGCGGGAGCAATGAGGTAGAGACAACCCGCTATCCAAAACCCTCCGGTTGGCAAAGTACCAACCTGGGTAGTTCGGTTAGCCGGTTGGGTACCAATGCCGGTCATAACATTGGTCCCAATACTTTACAAAAAGTAATGGCCGGCGACCAGGTAAGCGCCTCCGTTCAATACTATTATGATGTAGCAGGGAGCAACAGTAACTCCAATATGGTGACGTCAGTACTAACCAGCCTGGCGCAGGCTATTACAGGCGGCGGTGCTGCTACCAGCATGGTAAAGGCCAATGCTACAGGCATTACCAACCAGTTAAATGGTACATCCGGTTTTATAAACGCTGTACAGCCTGCGGGTGGCAACGGCGCTGCGCCTCAGGCCTACTTAACCATCTTGTTTTTCGATGAACGTTTCAACTTTATAGAAGCGGCCGATGGTGGTGTAGTACAACAACAGGTGGGCGCATCGGGAAGTGACCCCGCTCCAATTGGTTTAGGAGCCGTGAAGGCGCCGAAAAACGGGTATGCGTTCGTATATGTAAGCAATCAAAATAATGAGAATGTATACTTCGATAACCTGAAAGTGGGCATTACCAGAGGAAATATAATTGAAGAGAATCATTATTATGCTTATGGATTAAGAATTGCCTCGATCAGCAGCCGTAAAGCGGGAGACGTAAATGAAGGAAAGTTAAAGAATGATTATCTTTATAACGATAAAGAGCTCTTTGATGATGCCGATTTGGATTGGTATGACTATGGATTCAGGAATTATGATCCGCAGATCGGAAGATTTGTAGAAGTAGATCCCTTAATGGATAACTATGGATATTTAACGCCATATTTATACGCCGGAGACGATCCGATAAACAAAATAGATGTAGATGGTTTGTTTGGTGGAATTGCTACTACAGCTGAAGCAGCAAAAGAATTGACATCGGTTGTTGTGGTAGGTCATAAAGCCGCAGCTACAGCAGTTAATTTAACTACCCTGGCCATAAATATTACAAGTATATCAATTCAAGGCGCCGTAGTTGCAGCAAATATTATTAACAGCAGCTTTGGAACAGTTCCCGGCGGCGGCCCTGCTTATAAAAAAGGGGTGAGCGATGCATTGAAGAATGCTAATACCTTTGGATTTACTGACTTCTGGGCTAAAGTAAGAGGAGATGACCCTATAAATCAATTTGACGATATAAATGACAAAATCGATTACTTAAAGGGAAGGTTAGAAGGAGATGCGTTGGCGCTGCTTCAGGGCGCAGCTGAATTTGAAGGAGGTGCCGGAGCTGCAGCCGGAGGACTGGGAACGGGCCCATTTGCCCTGATTTTTTCAGGCGGAGGGCTGTTAGTTGCCGGCCATGGTGCATCTGTAGGTACGGTTGCATCTGCAGATGGAGCATGGGCTACAGCAGAATTAATAAGATTGCAAAATGTTCTTAAAGCCACGGCTAAAAATTCTTCTTCTGGTAGCAATTCAAAAAGAAATGATAATCCTAGTAAAAAACCTAACCAGCAAAATCCCAACAAGAAAACTAAAAAGCTTTGGAAGTTAACTGATGAAAATTCCTCTGCTGTTATGAAGAACAGTACATGGGGTACATTTTATAAGAGCAGGACCGATGGCTTATGGTGGTCGGTAGATAGAACAGGCCACGGCCCAAGTAGATTTAAAGTATTTGAAGAAAATGCCGAAGGGCTCAAATGGATTAAGGATGCAGATCAGTACGGTAATTTTATTCTAAAAAAACACAAAGGTCCAACAGGGGATTTTATTCCCTGGTCCAAATTCAATATAATTCGCAGATAA
- a CDS encoding serine hydrolase yields MKVYLLTSLFLTLGCCLSFGQLSADDIYTIINKEVQLKRCPGIVVGTIDATGKRQVVGAGSFEDKKESKPDGNTLFEIGSVTKVFTSLLLADMVIKKQVNLDDPISKYLPASVTVPVIKGKPITLQHLASHSVGWPRFPDNYDGKDPDNPFADYTTEQLYDYVSRSNFDYAPGTWFQYSNAGYGLLGNILSIVGGKPFETLVKERICAPLGMTNTTITLTPAQLKTLAPGHSEYGAPVKNWDMPAIAGTGAIRSDVNDLLTFAAANLGLVKTDLYPAMQLAHIPRISKGKGEGDVTLGWTLEKANDGDEYLWKDGTTGGYKSIILLNRTKKTGVVILANSMNQINDIAYHILVPSIAVKPYRYTWALHDFVLETVKNKNVDKAIEEYKTMKANRSPGLVFDESQLNYVASDLRQLKKMPAAIKILELNTQEYPNSSTAFEALGEAYKRSGKKKEAIENYEKAVQLDAKNAHAVWILEQLKK; encoded by the coding sequence ATGAAAGTTTACCTGCTTACCAGCCTCTTTCTAACGCTTGGCTGCTGCCTCAGTTTCGGGCAACTATCTGCCGACGACATTTATACCATTATCAACAAGGAAGTTCAGCTAAAAAGATGTCCCGGTATTGTAGTGGGCACTATTGACGCTACCGGCAAACGCCAGGTGGTTGGTGCGGGCTCATTTGAAGACAAAAAAGAAAGCAAACCCGATGGCAATACCCTGTTTGAAATTGGCAGTGTTACCAAGGTATTTACCTCTCTGCTGCTGGCCGATATGGTGATAAAAAAACAGGTAAACCTCGATGATCCCATTTCAAAATATCTGCCCGCCAGTGTGACTGTTCCGGTAATAAAAGGAAAACCCATCACCCTGCAACACCTGGCCTCCCACTCCGTTGGCTGGCCCCGCTTTCCCGATAACTACGATGGCAAAGACCCTGATAACCCATTTGCCGATTATACTACCGAGCAGTTATACGATTACGTAAGCCGCAGCAATTTTGATTATGCGCCCGGTACCTGGTTTCAGTACTCCAACGCCGGTTATGGACTGCTGGGAAATATTTTGTCTATTGTAGGTGGTAAGCCGTTTGAAACCCTGGTAAAAGAAAGGATCTGTGCTCCACTGGGCATGACGAATACCACCATTACCTTAACTCCGGCGCAATTAAAAACCCTGGCGCCCGGCCACTCCGAATATGGCGCACCGGTTAAAAACTGGGATATGCCGGCTATTGCGGGCACCGGCGCCATCCGATCTGATGTAAATGACCTGCTTACGTTTGCCGCCGCCAACCTGGGACTGGTTAAAACCGACCTGTACCCAGCCATGCAATTAGCGCATATTCCACGCATTTCAAAAGGGAAAGGCGAAGGGGATGTAACCCTGGGCTGGACGCTTGAAAAAGCCAACGACGGCGACGAATACTTATGGAAAGATGGCACTACAGGTGGCTACAAATCAATTATCCTGCTGAACCGCACTAAAAAAACCGGCGTGGTGATTCTGGCCAATTCCATGAACCAGATCAATGATATTGCATATCATATTTTAGTTCCTTCCATAGCTGTTAAACCATATCGTTATACCTGGGCCCTCCACGATTTTGTGCTGGAAACAGTAAAAAACAAAAACGTTGACAAGGCCATTGAAGAATATAAGACCATGAAGGCAAACAGAAGCCCCGGGTTGGTGTTTGATGAAAGCCAGCTGAACTATGTAGCGAGCGATCTGCGTCAGTTGAAGAAAATGCCCGCAGCTATTAAAATACTTGAATTGAATACGCAGGAATATCCTAACTCGTCAACAGCTTTTGAAGCGCTGGGTGAAGCCTATAAACGCAGTGGTAAGAAGAAAGAAGCGATCGAGAATTATGAAAAGGCCGTGCAGCTGGATGCGAAAAATGCGCATGCGGTTTGGATCCTGGAGCAGTTGAAGAAATAA
- a CDS encoding methylated-DNA--[protein]-cysteine S-methyltransferase, whose protein sequence is MEKQQEINYNRIAEAIEFYRHHFKDQPSLEVVAEHVHVSPFHFQRMFKDWAGVTPKQFLQYLTLEHAKQVLKKGSEVTLLDAAFESGLSGTSRLHDLFIKVEGMTPGEYKNGGEQLAINYSFAESPFGTIIIASTHKGICYMAFVDEAEETALQELKNQFPNAKYRQLSDIIQQNALFIFTQDWNKLHEIKLHLKGTPFQLKVWEALLRIPMGELITYSGIAGKLSQPQASRAVGSAVGSNPVAFLIPCHRVIKANGEFGNYHWGPTRKHAMIGWEASKLSSAI, encoded by the coding sequence ATGGAAAAGCAACAGGAAATAAATTATAACCGGATAGCCGAAGCCATTGAGTTTTACCGGCATCATTTCAAAGACCAACCCTCGCTGGAGGTGGTGGCAGAACACGTACACGTAAGCCCCTTTCACTTTCAACGCATGTTTAAAGACTGGGCCGGTGTTACACCCAAGCAATTCCTCCAATACCTTACCCTGGAACACGCCAAACAGGTGTTGAAAAAAGGGTCTGAAGTTACCTTGCTGGATGCCGCTTTTGAGTCTGGCCTCTCCGGTACCAGCCGCCTGCACGATCTTTTTATAAAAGTAGAAGGCATGACGCCGGGCGAATACAAGAACGGGGGCGAACAGCTGGCCATCAACTACAGCTTTGCCGAAAGCCCGTTTGGCACCATTATTATCGCTTCCACCCACAAGGGTATTTGTTATATGGCCTTTGTAGATGAGGCGGAGGAAACGGCTTTGCAGGAGCTGAAGAACCAGTTCCCCAATGCGAAGTACCGCCAGCTTTCAGATATAATACAGCAAAACGCCCTGTTTATTTTTACCCAGGACTGGAACAAGCTGCATGAAATAAAACTGCATTTAAAAGGCACGCCCTTTCAGTTAAAAGTGTGGGAGGCGCTGCTCAGGATCCCCATGGGCGAGCTGATTACCTATTCGGGTATTGCGGGCAAGCTCAGCCAGCCGCAGGCTTCCCGCGCCGTAGGATCGGCCGTGGGCAGTAACCCGGTTGCCTTTTTAATTCCCTGTCACCGGGTAATAAAGGCAAATGGCGAATTCGGCAATTACCATTGGGGGCCTACGCGCAAGCACGCCATGATCGGTTGGGAGGCATCAAAACTTTCTTCGGCAATTTAA
- a CDS encoding alpha-ketoglutarate-dependent dioxygenase AlkB family protein: protein MDLFNQHTDETINYLPQDGTVNYYGKLLTVKQADHYLERLLNTIHWKNDEAVIFGRHIITKRKVAWYGNNNYDYTYSRITRQALKWTKELLELKQLVEATTGDSFNSCLLNLYHNGEEGMAWHSDDEKTLGENSAIASFSFGAERKFSFKHRQTKETLSMMLEHGSLLVMKGATQTHWLHCLPKSKRITTPRVNLTFRTMIQP from the coding sequence ATGGATTTATTCAATCAGCATACAGACGAAACCATCAACTATTTACCGCAGGATGGCACCGTTAACTACTACGGTAAACTGTTAACCGTTAAACAGGCCGATCATTACCTGGAGAGGTTACTAAATACCATTCACTGGAAGAACGACGAAGCGGTGATCTTTGGCCGCCACATCATTACCAAAAGAAAAGTAGCCTGGTATGGTAACAACAATTACGACTATACCTATTCCAGGATCACCAGGCAGGCGTTAAAATGGACAAAAGAATTGCTTGAGCTGAAACAATTGGTAGAGGCAACAACCGGGGATTCATTTAACTCCTGTTTGCTGAACCTGTACCATAACGGGGAGGAAGGCATGGCCTGGCACAGTGATGATGAAAAAACGCTGGGAGAGAATTCCGCCATTGCCTCCTTTAGTTTTGGGGCAGAACGTAAATTCTCCTTCAAACACAGGCAAACTAAGGAAACCCTTTCCATGATGCTGGAACATGGCAGCCTGCTGGTGATGAAAGGCGCCACACAAACGCACTGGCTGCATTGTTTACCCAAATCGAAACGCATTACCACGCCCAGGGTGAATCTTACTTTCAGGACTATGATACAGCCATAA
- a CDS encoding GDSL-type esterase/lipase family protein, with product MKKPAPSHFLIIVFLLVNSVVFAQKTIRIACVGNSITFGARLTHPEKNAYPAQLQQMLGDGYEVMNFGNSGKTVIKNCDRAYMATPTYEQALKSNPDIVFIKLGTNDSRLPYRLQIDSFIADYKTLVHSFQNLSTHPRIILLLPVTSYKADTALQTEQAIARLILPRIRQVAYDEKLELVDLHSITQDMPTTFPDSLHPSSLGQTILAKRLYEVVVNKTDKSSDIFKKIKEQITVSSYYGYECADFNFNGHKAKIVKPRRVAEGKPWIWNARFWNVEPQTEIALLDRGFHVVYCDVAELFGNAEAINTWNKFYDLLQKAGLSKTACLEGFSRGGIYAYNWAAQNPGKVACVYVDAPVLDVKSWPGGKGSAKGSAPEWEAFKKDYGYTSDEQAITFKGNPIDKIPQLVQGGYPMLHVVGDADSLVPVSENTAIFEKQVLALNGNITVIHKPGIGHHPHSLPNPAPIVDFILKATHKQVQFAAVSAPGSEYRFGNETDWWDNYNDIQHTLDSTGKLDVLLLGNSITQAIGHRRLEVKGAGTHAFDSALAAYKYGVAGIRGDRTQNLLWRVQHTDFSKADPEVVVVTIGVNNFKDDDANDVVAGILTVLKAIAVKLPRAKIILTGPLPAGNKATDEYRRKYQLVHQQIQQFVNNRNIFFSDPSGYLIDAGSGNLAGGCYRPDGIHLTDKGYIAWVGALQPMIKQVIGK from the coding sequence ATGAAAAAGCCAGCACCCAGCCATTTCCTGATAATCGTTTTCCTGTTAGTAAACTCTGTTGTATTTGCTCAAAAGACAATTCGCATTGCCTGTGTTGGCAATAGCATTACGTTCGGGGCCAGGTTAACCCATCCCGAAAAAAATGCCTATCCCGCACAGTTGCAGCAAATGCTGGGCGATGGCTATGAGGTGATGAATTTTGGGAACAGTGGCAAGACGGTGATAAAGAATTGTGATCGTGCTTATATGGCCACGCCAACCTATGAGCAGGCATTGAAAAGTAACCCTGACATAGTTTTTATAAAACTGGGAACCAACGACAGCCGCCTGCCTTACCGGTTACAGATAGACAGTTTTATTGCAGATTATAAAACGCTGGTGCATTCCTTTCAAAACCTGTCTACGCACCCGCGCATTATTTTGTTATTGCCGGTTACCTCTTACAAGGCGGATACTGCCTTACAAACGGAACAGGCCATTGCCAGATTAATTCTGCCCCGTATCAGACAGGTAGCCTATGACGAAAAGCTTGAACTGGTAGATCTGCATAGTATAACCCAGGATATGCCTACTACTTTTCCCGATAGCTTGCATCCATCGTCGCTGGGCCAAACCATCCTGGCCAAACGATTGTACGAGGTAGTGGTGAATAAAACCGATAAATCGTCCGACATCTTTAAAAAAATAAAAGAGCAAATCACGGTTTCTTCCTATTACGGCTATGAATGCGCCGATTTTAATTTCAACGGCCATAAGGCCAAAATTGTAAAACCCCGCCGGGTAGCAGAAGGCAAACCATGGATCTGGAATGCCCGCTTTTGGAATGTGGAACCACAAACAGAGATCGCCCTGCTCGATCGCGGCTTTCATGTAGTGTATTGCGATGTAGCCGAGTTGTTCGGAAATGCAGAAGCCATCAACACCTGGAATAAATTCTATGATCTGTTGCAGAAAGCAGGCTTATCGAAAACGGCCTGTCTGGAAGGATTTAGTCGTGGAGGAATATACGCCTATAACTGGGCGGCACAAAACCCCGGTAAAGTAGCCTGTGTGTATGTAGATGCGCCCGTGTTGGATGTTAAAAGCTGGCCCGGAGGCAAAGGAAGCGCCAAAGGCAGTGCCCCTGAATGGGAAGCCTTTAAAAAAGATTATGGGTATACCAGTGACGAACAGGCCATCACTTTCAAAGGCAACCCCATTGATAAAATACCGCAGCTTGTACAGGGCGGTTATCCCATGTTACATGTAGTAGGCGATGCCGATAGCCTGGTGCCCGTTAGTGAAAACACCGCCATTTTTGAAAAACAGGTGCTGGCCCTGAACGGGAACATCACGGTGATTCACAAACCCGGTATTGGTCATCACCCGCATAGCCTGCCCAATCCTGCACCCATTGTTGATTTTATTTTAAAAGCCACGCATAAACAAGTGCAGTTTGCTGCTGTTTCAGCGCCGGGATCGGAATACCGCTTTGGCAACGAAACCGACTGGTGGGATAATTACAACGACATTCAACATACGTTGGACAGTACAGGCAAGCTGGATGTGTTATTATTAGGTAATTCCATTACGCAGGCAATTGGTCACAGAAGGCTGGAAGTAAAGGGGGCCGGAACGCATGCATTCGACAGTGCACTGGCTGCTTACAAATATGGGGTAGCAGGCATTCGCGGTGACAGAACACAAAATCTGTTGTGGCGGGTACAGCATACCGATTTTTCAAAAGCCGATCCTGAGGTTGTAGTGGTAACCATTGGCGTAAACAATTTCAAGGACGATGATGCCAATGATGTGGTGGCCGGAATCCTGACAGTATTAAAAGCAATTGCAGTAAAGCTACCCCGGGCAAAGATTATTTTAACTGGCCCATTGCCGGCGGGTAATAAAGCCACGGATGAATACCGCAGAAAATATCAACTGGTACATCAACAGATCCAACAGTTTGTAAATAACCGGAACATCTTCTTCAGCGATCCTTCCGGATATTTGATAGATGCAGGTAGTGGCAACCTGGCCGGTGGTTGTTACCGGCCCGATGGCATTCACCTCACTGATAAGGGTTATATCGCCTGGGTGGGCGCCCTGCAACCAATGATAAAACAGGTAATTGGGAAATAA
- a CDS encoding GlxA family transcriptional regulator, with protein MKHVSILIPHDSVMASIVDPRLIFTGVNDFLAQVGKPPAFKVQLVGLTREVQLHNGTFSVHADVLISDVKKTDLILVPAIGGELKTAIKKNENFFPWIIDQYHNGAEVASLCIGAFLLASTGLLNGKECSSHWLTANEFREMFPEVTLVDGRIVTEQQGLYSSGGASSYWNLLLHLVEKHAGREMAIMAAKVYALEIDRKTQSPFIMFNGQKKHEDEPIKQAQEFIEKNVTERISVEELAVKYAIGKRHFIRRFKKATNNTPIEYIQRVKIEAAKKQLENSRKNVNEVMYDVGYSDIKAFRTVFRKITGLSPIEYRNKYNGEAVEV; from the coding sequence ATGAAACACGTTAGCATCCTTATTCCGCACGATTCGGTAATGGCAAGTATTGTTGACCCACGTCTTATTTTTACCGGTGTAAACGATTTTCTGGCCCAGGTGGGCAAACCGCCGGCTTTTAAAGTACAGTTGGTAGGGCTTACCAGGGAAGTGCAATTGCATAATGGCACTTTTTCGGTTCATGCCGATGTTTTGATCAGCGATGTAAAGAAAACCGATCTTATCCTGGTGCCCGCCATTGGTGGCGAATTGAAAACCGCCATTAAAAAGAACGAAAATTTCTTTCCCTGGATCATTGACCAGTATCATAATGGCGCTGAAGTGGCCAGTTTGTGCATTGGAGCTTTTCTGTTAGCCTCTACCGGGTTGTTGAATGGCAAAGAATGCAGCAGTCACTGGCTAACCGCCAATGAATTCCGCGAAATGTTCCCCGAGGTGACTTTGGTTGATGGAAGAATTGTTACCGAGCAACAGGGTTTGTATTCAAGCGGCGGCGCCAGCAGCTACTGGAACCTGCTGTTACACCTGGTTGAAAAACATGCCGGCCGTGAAATGGCTATCATGGCAGCCAAGGTATATGCGCTGGAAATAGACCGCAAAACGCAATCGCCGTTCATCATGTTCAATGGTCAAAAAAAGCATGAGGACGAACCCATAAAACAAGCGCAGGAATTTATTGAGAAGAATGTTACCGAACGTATTTCGGTAGAAGAACTGGCCGTCAAATACGCCATCGGCAAACGGCATTTTATTCGCCGCTTTAAAAAAGCAACCAACAATACGCCCATCGAATACATTCAACGCGTAAAAATTGAAGCGGCTAAAAAACAACTGGAGAACAGCCGCAAAAACGTGAACGAGGTAATGTATGATGTGGGCTATTCCGATATCAAAGCTTTCAGAACGGTATTCAGAAAGATAACAGGTTTATCGCCCATTGAATACCGCAATAAATATAACGGTGAAGCTGTTGAGGTGTAA